The Hippocampus zosterae strain Florida chromosome 2, ASM2543408v3, whole genome shotgun sequence genome contains the following window.
TGGAACAATAACCGGTCTAGAATTCTCGCGATATATTCCGTTGTACACTCATTTTgataactagctagctaacaaGAGTTAGCGCCACAGCGAAAGTGTTTCTTTTTATAGGATGTGGAGAAAAAACGCATACCTTGGCTCGCATAGCGAATGAGTCCGGCTGAAAAGAGTCGGATACAAGTAAATGATTAGTTAAATTATATTCAGATAAAACAGATGACCTCGGATTCTGGCGGTAACATTTGACAGTACATACCAACCACGGAAAGGCTGTCTCGGGACTGACGTCATAAACACGCGTCATGAGGAAGCGAACGTCAGTGAGGAGAGGTGCAACCTGGGAAAATTAGTCCATTTCTCATAACGTCGGttttattaattatattatAACGCAACAGAGACGAATATTGTACACGGATTGCAATGTGTATGACATGAACTAATGTTTACCATCAATTTAGCGCTATTAATTACAGTATAATATAAATGTTAGGTTTAGGTTGCAatgcaaaaacatttaaagtgcTATATTACAATTTtcataacaatgaaaaaaaattaaaaagaaatctaCATCAGATCCAGATTAAGAATTTAACTGCAGTGTAAATTACAATCTGGGTCTCTCGTGTGCAGCAGTTTAAATTGTCCCCCACTGCATCCAGAAAAAAGTAACCATTAAGACTGTAACAATCAGAGACGGGAGGCTCCAGTCACACGACTTCGTCTCCAGTTGATTTAAAACATGCTAGTTTTATGACttgccacccatccatccagtcACACGACTTCGACTccagttgatttaaaaaaatgctagtTTTATGACTGGCCACCCATCCATCCGTCAATTTTCTaaaccgcttatcttcacaagggtcgtgggcgtgctggagcctatcccagctgtcttcgggcagtaggagggatacactctgaactggttgtcagccaatcgcagggcacacagacgaacaaccattgatgctcacaaccattcacgctcgtAACCACACCTTGggatagagtgttcaattaacctgccatgcatgtttatggggaggaaaccgtagtagttaaaaaaaaaaagcaacatgcaaattccactcaggaaggccagagctacaataaaaccctgaacctctgcactgggaggcaGACGTGCTTTCCAGTTGACCAGCATGCCGCCCAATTTTCCTACCTGCTTGGCAAAATCTTCTGAAAACCCAACTTAAATTGCCACCCACGAGACTTGACTAACTCCATATTACCGTAATTCTATGACTTGATAGAtcattgtttacatttcaaaaatcaatcCATATTTTGATATattgtttttgaaagaaatgTTAATGTAGTTACTTCTCACACCTTATTAGACTGAAAGCAACCAGCAGTGATAAACAATTGGGTTTGTGAAGGTAAACCCCCCAatccccctttttctttttaaacttttttttgtgccatgcaTGCCACAAATCTGGTGGATGGACACAGACAAGGGCTGAGGACTGACTTGTTGAGCAAGTATAATCAAAATTGAATACACAGATTATCATTTCTAGGAACCCGGCAAAAAGACACAAACAGCATGCACGATTTGAGACTCAAAGTTAACATCTCCGACATTCACTTTGACTATTGTATGTTTACCTGTCTTGAGTTTTGGCTGGACACTGTTGTCACTGCGTGTTTTATACCAGGATCACTGAATGGAGTAATGAGAGCCTTACAAAGGCTGCATCGGCCATTCAGGCTGTATTATCCCAGTAGCGTAAATTGTGATTTAGAGTGGTTAGGttttgatggggtttttttttcctggaaaatCAAGAATCCAAGTCATGCTCCCTTGAGTTGTGTCGTGGTCATGAGTTAGCAATCAGTTCACTCGATTAAAGAGAGGGCGAATGACTCCAGAAAGGTTGTAGCAGGAATCTGGGTACTACTGTCTGAAACCTTTCCCTTATTCTTCAGCTCTTTCAAAATAGTTGTTAAGCTCTCCATCTTCTTCCTCAGACGTCGCGTTTTCTGATGAGAAACCTTTAGTTTTTTTCGCAGGCTTTTGATCGTTTCCCCCGCGATGTCAAGCTTCTGCTTGACCTTTTGTGGGTTGGGGTCAAGGCAGTAGTTGTGATCTGTTGCACCCGGGTTTATTGGGGACTCTGATGCAAATGTGGAGGCTGGATGAGATGATTTGTGTCTGTCGGTCGCTGGTTTCCGTTCCTTCAGTTTCTgttcaaaaaaagtgacaactTATATGCAGATTGAAATGTCATATGAACTTCTATGAGAAAACGAATGCCTCTCAAAACTCTCAGGTGAATTCAATAAGCCTGGAAAAATGGCTTTGTGGAACTTCTGTTGATTAGCCTTCAAATACATTCAAGGGCATGTTGAATGTGTGTCAAAATGCCACTTGAGTGACCCTAAGGGCTGTgcaaaattcaaaattcaaTTCAGTGGATGGATTTAAATTTGAATAGACTCCACCATAAAAGCTGTTAAATTGAATTAGAATTCAGGAAGTGGAATTGAATGCGATGGAATTCAGAGAAACTCACTTATCACCAATCAGGGGGAATGAGACTTTTAATAGATTTCTCTTTCAAACGCAAGTAAAGTTAAAAAATAGTTCTACTGAATGCAGTAGAACTATTCTTAATGTTGGAAAGTTGTGGAATATATTTGAAGTAATAAATTGAATCAATGCGTATTTCGTAATCCTTTACTAAAGTACTTTCCAGGGCGAAGTTGTTGCATGTTGCTTGTCGTTTTGTAATTGAGGCAGCATCATCATGGTCGGAATATCTTGCCTGCAACACTAAATATTTTCTCTACGGGTGCAGAGGAAGTTGGTATGTCCAGATAATTTAGATGCAAATACAACTAGGTTCCCGAATTATTTTCAGTTCATAAGGTGATCAATGAATTGAGCAGTGGAGCTCAGGAAGAACATCTTTAAAGGACAAGTCAGCccaacattttctttaaaataatcTGTTTTGTGCTGTGacactagtctaaacatggcattgTGATTGATCTcaagtttgtggaatatgaattaagcagtaaaatcacctgtttttgtccatctcagggcgcacacattttgccacttgatgAAAACGACATAATAGTTGCCCatgtaatgaccaatcacagaTCAGCtcgtgaatgtcacatgaccaaactcagaaaacaaaaGCTATGTTGTTCAATAcaggtgtgattatgagtgtgaatgtttgtttgtctgccctgcgagtggctggaaaccagttgagggtgtagccGCTTACTGCCCAAAGTCTGCTTGTGAtaggcgacccttgtgaagataagacGGTTCAGGTAATGGATGGAATATACCGGTATTTGAATTTCAATTCTACTTCCTGCAATTTGAATTCCAATTGTCATTCTGCTTCCTGTTTGCCACTTCAATGCAAATTTAAGTTGAAGAGTTGAATTGAAATTTAGGGGTCATTCTGAATTTCCACAGTCCAGCCTGGGTTGCCGAAGTAAGTCTATTAAACAC
Protein-coding sequences here:
- the LOC127596052 gene encoding THAP domain-containing protein 2-like isoform X1, encoding MHCLFTFFSVSTTKMPQCVAYDCNNKSGRGATCTFHRFPKDETLCREWVQALRRKNFTATPGVTLICSDHFLEVDFDRSGQTTRLKQGVIPSVFKFPPCLQKKLKERKPATDRHKSSHPASTFASESPINPGATDHNYCLDPNPQKVKQKLDIAGETIKSLRKKLKVSHQKTRRLRKKMESLTTILKELKNKGKVSDSSTQIPATTFLESFALSLIE